A part of Tachysurus vachellii isolate PV-2020 chromosome 4, HZAU_Pvac_v1, whole genome shotgun sequence genomic DNA contains:
- the dgke gene encoding diacylglycerol kinase epsilon — translation MDTDKTQAREGAWTPLLLWTGVAVLLPVLITLWCSVRRSERVVRLKDLSRASRHSWRYMDLFRKPTYCCACELPVLNGAFCDCCGVCAHETCVRGAERALACKEIAAPAHADGGFRHRWVRGNVPLASYCAVCKQQCGTQPRLCDYRCVWCQTTVHDDCRLDLGDDERCDLGEFRSIIIPPPYLYQLNKLRRRHTDEYCKLAAVYGSGWSPLLVLANTRSGNNMGEELLGEFRTLLNPVQVFDLSEIAPSKALQLCTLLPPGCVRVLVCGGDGTVGWVLDSIDTMKQKAQDQFIPRVTILPLGTGNDLSNSLGWGSGYAGEIAIEQVIRNVLEAEVVKMDRWKVQVVSKGNYFRKPKVLCMNNYFSVGPDALMALNFHTHREKTPSFFSSRIINKAVYFLYGTKDCLVQECKDLDKRIELELDGERVPLPSLEGIIVCNIGYWGGGCRLWEGMGDEPCPPTRLDDGLLEVVGVFGSFHCAQIQVKLANPVRLGQAHTVRLVLKSSLMPMQVDGEPWAQGPCTITITHKTQALMLYHSAEQTDDDDDDEESSTSEAEGPLVQSARTPENSSEHR, via the exons ATGGATACGGATAAGACGCAGGCGCGTGAGGGCGCGTGGACGCCGCTGCTGCTGTGGACCGGTGTGGCCGTGCTGCTCCCGGTGCTGATCACGCTGTGGTGCAGTGTGCGGCGCTCGGAACGCGTGGTTCGTCTTAAAGACCTGTCACGCGCAAGCCGGCACAGCTGGCGCTATATGGACCTGTTCCGCAAGCCTACGTACTGCTGCGCCTGCGAGCTGCCCGTGCTGAACGGTGCCTTCTGCGACTGCTGCGGCGTGTGCGCACACGAGACGTGCGTGAGAGGTGCCGAGCGCGCTCTGGCCTGTAAGGAGATCGCTGCGCCGGCGCATGCAGACGGAGGCTTCCGCCACCGCTGGGTGCGTGGGAACGTTCCGCTCGCGAGCTACTGCGCCGTGTGCAAGCAGCAGTGCGGCACGCAGCCCAGACTCTGCGATTACAG atgtgtgtggtgtcagACGACAGTCCATGACGACTGCAGACTGGATCTCGGTGATGATGAACGCTGTGATTTGGGTGAGTTTCGCTCCATCATCATTCCACCTCCGTACCTGTACCAGCTGAACAAACTGcggcgcagacacacagacgagtACTGCAAG cTTGCAGCAGTGTATGGAAGTGGGTGGAGCCCCCTGCTGGTGCTTGCTAACACACGCAGTGGAAACAACATGGGTGAAGAGCTGCTCGGAGAGTTTCGAACCCTACTCAACCCGGTGCAG GTGTTTGACCTGTCTGAGATTGCCCCTTCCAAAGCCCTGCAGTTGTGCACTCTGCTGCCCCCtggctgtgtgcgtgtgctggTGTGTGGAGGAGACGGGACAGTGGGCTGGGTGCTGGATTCCATCGATACCATGAAAcagaag GCTCAGGATCAGTTCATCCCACGCGTGACCATCCTCCCCCTGGGGACAGGAAATGACCTGTCTAACTCTCTGGGCTGGGGTTCAGGATACGCCGGTGAGATTGCGATTGAGCAGGTGATCAGGAACGTGCTGGAGGCTGAAGTGGTTAAGATGGACAG ATGGAAAGTTCAAGTCGTCTCCAAAGGAAACTACTTTCGCAAGCCAAAG GTTTTGTGCATGAATAATTATTTCTCAGTGGGTCCTGATGCCCTGATGGCCCTGAACTTTCACACACACCGCGAAAAGACGCCGTCCTTCTTCTCCAGCCGCATCATTAACAAG GCCGTGTATTTTCTCTATGGAACCAAAGACTGTCTGGTGCAGGAGTGTAAAGACTTGGACAAAAGAATTGAG ttgGAGCTGGATGGAGAACGGGTCCCGTTGCCCAGTCTGGAGGGCATCATCGTGTGCAATATTGGCTACTGGGGTGGCGGCTGCCGGCTGTGGGAGGGGATGGGAGACGAGCCGTGTCCTCCAACACG gctggATGATGGGCTGCTGGAGGTGGTCGGTGTGTTTGGATCGTTCCACTGCGCACAGATCCAGGTCAAACTCGCCAACCCTGTCCGACTGGGCCAGGCACACACAGTGagg TTGGTCCTGAAGAGCTCGCTCATGCCGATGCAGGTAGACGGAGAGCCGTGGGCTCAGGGTCCATGCACCATCACCATCACTCATAAGACTCAGGCGCTCATGCTGTACCACAGCGCCGAACAGaccgatgatgatgatgatgatgaagagtccAGCACCTCGGAAGCTGAAGGGCCGTTAGTACAGAGCGCACGCACTCCTGAGAACAGCTCAGAACATCGGTGA